In one window of Catalinimonas alkaloidigena DNA:
- a CDS encoding 2-oxoacid:ferredoxin oxidoreductase subunit beta, giving the protein MTYIKPAFRHPGLAKNKIGFARADYEGAISTLCAGCGHDSISGAIVQACYEMAIAPHRLAKLSGIGCSSKTPTYFLGKSHGFNSVHGRMPSITTGANMANRDLIYLGVSGDGDTASIGMGQFCHAVRRNLNMMYVVMNNGCYGLTKGQDSATADFGSVSKAGSENAFPAIDLVGLALELGATFVARSFSGDKKQLVPLIKAALSHPGFAFIDVISPCVTFNNNPGSTKSYDFVREHIASTSVLDFVPEQEEITVDYGEGTSASVVLHDGSLLQLHKLNPDWDPTDRDSAVNNLQHAKARGQILTGLLYIDPKSHDLHQVLNTVAQPLNTLRKDQLCPGSAALEKINAEFR; this is encoded by the coding sequence CCGCCACCCGGGACTAGCCAAAAACAAAATCGGCTTTGCCCGCGCCGACTACGAAGGCGCGATTTCCACGCTGTGTGCCGGTTGCGGCCACGACTCCATCAGCGGAGCCATCGTCCAGGCTTGTTACGAAATGGCCATCGCGCCGCACCGCCTCGCGAAACTGTCGGGCATCGGCTGTTCCTCTAAAACCCCGACGTATTTCCTGGGCAAATCACACGGGTTCAACTCCGTACACGGACGCATGCCCTCCATCACCACCGGGGCCAACATGGCGAACCGCGACCTGATTTACCTGGGTGTCTCTGGCGATGGCGATACGGCCTCCATCGGGATGGGGCAGTTTTGTCACGCCGTGCGACGGAACCTCAACATGATGTACGTCGTGATGAACAACGGCTGTTACGGCCTCACGAAGGGACAGGACTCCGCCACCGCCGACTTCGGTTCTGTCAGCAAAGCGGGATCGGAGAATGCCTTTCCGGCCATTGACCTCGTGGGGCTGGCCCTGGAACTGGGCGCGACGTTTGTAGCCCGGAGCTTTTCGGGTGATAAGAAACAACTCGTGCCGCTCATCAAGGCGGCGCTGTCGCATCCGGGGTTTGCCTTCATCGACGTGATTTCGCCGTGCGTTACCTTCAACAACAATCCGGGTTCGACCAAGTCGTACGACTTCGTGCGGGAGCACATCGCCTCCACCTCGGTGCTCGACTTCGTGCCGGAACAGGAAGAAATCACGGTCGACTACGGCGAAGGAACGTCCGCTTCGGTGGTGTTGCACGACGGTTCGCTACTTCAGTTGCACAAGCTCAACCCCGACTGGGACCCTACGGATCGTGACTCGGCGGTGAATAACCTGCAACACGCCAAGGCGCGGGGGCAGATCCTGACCGGCTTGCTCTACATCGATCCCAAGAGCCACGACCTGCACCAGGTCCTCAACACGGTGGCGCAACCACTCAACACGCTGAGGAAAGACCAACTTTGCCCCGGTTCGGCGGCGCTGGAAAAAATCAACGCGGAGTTCCGGTAA
- a CDS encoding family 43 glycosylhydrolase has translation MKSFCSTPHISLSFCLLGLLTFSARAQGPAMPPTTYCNPLNLDYTYMIVNSHNNLSYRSGADPAVVRFRDEYYMFVTRSMGYWHSKDLTTWEFITPEKWYFQGSNAPAAHNYKDSVLYVTGDPSGIMSLLYTDNPKKGDWKSVPAILWNLQDPDFFIDDDGRAFMFWGSSNTYPIRGYELDPQQRFIPKTEPIEFFKLHEDQHGWERFGENHDHPTLAGYMEGAWLTKHNGRYYMQYAAPGTEWNTYADGVYVADDPLGPYEYAPNNPVSYKPGGFINGAGHGSTVEGPGGQLWHFGTIAISVNYNFERRLAMFPTFFDADGLMHANTSFGDYPHYAPSDPERQGEFRGWMLLSYKKPVTASSTLDTLDASHVTDERVKTFWVADGPTNDQWLQIDLEKAATVHALQLNYHDYQSNLYGRQDSLYHQYVIEGSLDGKTWTTLVDKSKNYTDVPNDYVELATPVRARLIRFRSLHVPTPHLALSGVRVFGLGSGKTPSKVRQLQAVRDQDRRNVQLTWKAQANAQGYNVRWGIAPDKLYSSWLVYDQHSLDLRSLNVDQTYYFAVEAFNENGVAPLSETVEAK, from the coding sequence ATGAAGTCATTCTGTTCCACCCCACACATCAGCCTCAGCTTTTGTCTGCTTGGGCTGTTGACCTTTTCCGCCCGGGCGCAAGGGCCGGCCATGCCGCCCACGACCTATTGCAACCCTCTGAACCTCGATTACACCTACATGATCGTCAACTCGCACAACAACCTGTCCTACCGGTCAGGGGCCGATCCGGCGGTGGTGCGGTTCCGCGACGAGTACTACATGTTCGTGACCCGTTCGATGGGTTACTGGCACTCAAAAGACCTGACAACGTGGGAGTTCATCACGCCCGAAAAGTGGTACTTTCAGGGGTCAAACGCCCCGGCCGCTCATAACTACAAGGATTCGGTACTGTACGTAACGGGCGATCCTTCGGGCATCATGAGCCTGTTGTACACCGATAACCCGAAGAAGGGCGACTGGAAATCGGTGCCCGCCATCCTGTGGAATTTGCAGGACCCCGATTTTTTCATCGACGACGACGGGCGGGCGTTCATGTTCTGGGGATCGTCGAATACCTACCCGATCCGTGGCTACGAGCTGGACCCGCAACAGCGGTTCATTCCCAAAACCGAACCGATCGAGTTTTTCAAGCTGCACGAAGACCAGCACGGCTGGGAGCGCTTCGGCGAAAACCACGACCACCCTACGCTGGCGGGCTACATGGAAGGCGCGTGGCTCACCAAACACAACGGGCGGTACTACATGCAATACGCCGCACCGGGCACGGAATGGAACACCTATGCCGATGGCGTTTACGTGGCCGACGACCCGCTGGGACCGTACGAATACGCACCGAACAACCCGGTGAGCTACAAGCCGGGCGGCTTCATCAACGGGGCCGGACACGGCAGCACCGTCGAAGGACCGGGCGGTCAGTTGTGGCATTTCGGCACGATAGCCATTTCGGTCAACTACAACTTCGAGCGGCGACTCGCCATGTTTCCTACCTTTTTCGATGCCGACGGGCTGATGCATGCCAACACCTCGTTCGGCGACTATCCGCACTACGCCCCGAGCGATCCGGAACGGCAGGGAGAATTTCGGGGCTGGATGCTGCTGTCGTACAAAAAGCCAGTGACCGCCTCTTCTACGCTCGACACGCTGGACGCGAGCCACGTGACCGACGAACGCGTGAAGACCTTCTGGGTGGCCGACGGTCCCACAAACGACCAATGGCTGCAAATCGACCTGGAAAAAGCCGCCACGGTCCATGCCCTCCAACTGAATTACCACGACTACCAGTCGAACCTGTACGGACGGCAGGATAGTCTGTATCACCAGTATGTGATCGAGGGGTCGTTGGATGGAAAAACCTGGACGACGCTGGTGGACAAGAGCAAAAATTACACGGACGTACCGAACGATTACGTGGAGCTGGCCACGCCTGTCCGCGCGCGTCTGATCCGCTTCCGCAGTCTGCATGTGCCTACGCCCCACCTGGCCCTCTCGGGCGTGCGGGTGTTCGGTCTCGGCTCCGGCAAAACTCCGAGCAAGGTGCGGCAGTTGCAGGCCGTCCGTGACCAGGATCGCCGCAACGTGCAGCTCACCTGGAAAGCCCAGGCCAACGCGCAGGGTTACAACGTGCGGTGGGGCATCGCGCCCGACAAGCTCTATAGCTCGTGGCTAGTGTACGATCAGCATTCGCTCGACCTGCGCAGCCTGAACGTGGACCAGACGTATTACTTCGCTGTCGAGGCGTTCAACGAAAACGGGGTAGCACCCCTCTCCGAAACGGTAGAAGCGAAATAG
- a CDS encoding GNAT family N-acetyltransferase, which translates to MTRSSPTIRAYTPDDQPALLALLRRNTPRFFHVSEEQEYRTYLERHREEYFVVEADGAIVGAGGLNYFPDEQLARLSWDVVDPERHGQGIGHLLTSYRLERLRQRPEIRQVVVRTTQEVYRFYEKMGFTLVRTEHDFWAPGFDLYQMQRAL; encoded by the coding sequence ATGACCAGATCCTCCCCCACGATCCGCGCCTACACCCCGGACGACCAGCCCGCGCTGCTGGCGCTGCTGCGGCGCAACACGCCCCGGTTTTTCCACGTGTCGGAAGAGCAGGAGTACCGCACCTACCTCGAACGCCACCGGGAAGAGTACTTCGTGGTGGAAGCAGACGGCGCGATCGTGGGGGCCGGGGGCCTCAATTACTTTCCTGACGAACAGCTGGCGCGGCTTTCGTGGGACGTGGTGGACCCGGAGCGGCACGGGCAGGGCATCGGGCATCTGCTGACCTCGTACCGGCTCGAGCGGCTCAGGCAACGGCCGGAGATCCGGCAGGTGGTTGTTCGTACGACGCAAGAGGTCTACCGCTTTTACGAGAAAATGGGGTTCACGCTGGTGCGTACGGAACACGATTTCTGGGCGCCCGGCTTCGACCTGTACCAGATGCAGCGGGCGCTGTGA
- a CDS encoding putative zinc-binding metallopeptidase has translation MKLFKCTHCGQLLYFENHQCVRCHYPLGFIPEKMALVPLVKKGKDTLEPYSKGLVNKLFGPSEKYRYCENHRHGVCNWLVPAQSQDPFCKACQLNNTIPNLSKEEYHDRWRHIEAAKHRLVYTLLQLGLPFMSKDEHPEKGLEFDFLADPKKGPRVLTGHANGTITLNIAEADDIEREMARKAMGEAYRTVLGHFRHEIAHYYWDRLVADMGQEEAFREVFGDEREDYSSALKRHYEKGTSDDWNQYYISPYASAHPWEDWAETWAHYLHMLDTLETAYAFGMSIDPELASKKDNLKADVNRNPYEVKKMSGLIDMWLPLTFAMNSLNRSMGHSDLYPFIIPPVVVDKLAFVHQLCLKVRRK, from the coding sequence ATGAAACTCTTTAAATGTACGCACTGCGGGCAACTGCTCTATTTTGAAAATCACCAGTGTGTCCGCTGTCACTACCCCCTGGGGTTTATTCCGGAGAAGATGGCGCTCGTTCCGCTGGTCAAGAAGGGCAAGGATACCCTCGAACCGTATAGCAAAGGGCTGGTCAACAAGCTGTTCGGCCCTTCGGAAAAGTACCGCTACTGCGAAAACCACCGCCACGGTGTCTGCAACTGGCTGGTGCCGGCCCAGAGCCAGGACCCGTTTTGCAAAGCCTGCCAGCTGAACAACACCATCCCCAACCTGAGCAAAGAAGAGTACCACGACCGGTGGCGGCACATCGAGGCGGCCAAGCATCGCCTGGTCTATACGCTGCTGCAATTGGGTCTGCCGTTTATGTCGAAAGACGAGCATCCTGAGAAAGGACTGGAGTTCGATTTTCTGGCCGATCCGAAAAAAGGGCCGCGTGTGCTGACCGGCCACGCCAACGGCACCATCACCCTCAACATTGCCGAAGCCGACGACATCGAGCGGGAAATGGCCCGCAAAGCGATGGGCGAAGCCTACCGCACGGTGCTGGGACACTTCCGCCACGAAATCGCCCACTATTACTGGGATCGCCTGGTGGCCGACATGGGGCAGGAAGAAGCTTTCCGCGAAGTGTTCGGCGACGAGCGGGAAGACTACAGTTCCGCCCTGAAGCGCCACTACGAGAAAGGCACGTCCGACGACTGGAATCAGTACTACATCAGTCCTTACGCCAGCGCCCATCCGTGGGAAGACTGGGCCGAAACCTGGGCGCACTACCTCCACATGCTCGATACGCTGGAGACGGCCTACGCCTTTGGGATGAGCATCGACCCCGAACTGGCCTCGAAAAAAGACAACCTGAAGGCCGACGTAAACCGCAATCCGTACGAAGTCAAAAAGATGAGTGGCCTGATCGACATGTGGTTACCGCTCACGTTCGCCATGAACAGCCTCAACCGCAGCATGGGCCACTCCGACCTCTACCCGTTCATCATTCCGCCGGTTGTGGTCGACAAGCTGGCCTTTGTGCATCAACTTTGCCTGAAAGTACGCCGGAAGTAA
- the mgrA gene encoding L-glyceraldehyde 3-phosphate reductase, whose amino-acid sequence MRTNDLTSLPQYQAADDRYDTMRYRRCGKSGIQLPAISIGLWHNFGNTDNLENGRQLLRSAFDHGITHFDLANNYGPPYGAAEENFGRIFRRDFAPYRDELILSSKAGYDMWPGPYGNFGSRKYLMASLDQSLKRMGVGYVDIFYHHRPDPDTPLEETMGALHSIVQQGKALYAGISNYSAEETARAATILKEMGTPLLIHQPRYNMFDRWVEDGLLDELERQGAGSIVFSPLEQGVLTDKYLNGFPEDSRAVRDGRYLQTSNITPAVLDKVRKLNDLAKARGQSLAQMAVAWLLKDARVTSVLVGVSRVEQLKDNLKAIENLSFSEEELSKIETILQS is encoded by the coding sequence ATGAGAACCAACGACCTCACCAGCCTGCCCCAGTACCAGGCGGCTGACGACCGCTACGATACCATGCGCTACCGCCGCTGCGGCAAAAGCGGTATCCAACTGCCCGCCATTTCCATCGGCCTGTGGCACAACTTCGGCAACACCGACAACCTGGAGAACGGCCGCCAACTGCTGCGGAGCGCGTTCGACCACGGCATTACGCACTTCGATCTGGCGAACAACTACGGCCCGCCCTACGGCGCGGCAGAAGAAAACTTCGGCCGGATTTTCCGCCGCGATTTCGCGCCCTACCGCGACGAACTGATTCTGTCGAGCAAAGCCGGTTACGACATGTGGCCTGGCCCGTACGGCAATTTTGGCTCGCGCAAGTACCTGATGGCCAGCCTCGATCAGAGCCTGAAACGCATGGGCGTCGGCTATGTCGATATTTTCTACCATCACCGTCCCGATCCGGATACGCCGCTGGAAGAGACCATGGGCGCGCTCCACTCGATCGTGCAACAGGGCAAGGCGCTCTACGCGGGCATTTCCAACTACTCGGCCGAAGAGACGGCGCGGGCCGCGACGATTCTGAAAGAGATGGGCACGCCGCTGCTGATTCACCAGCCGCGCTACAACATGTTCGACCGCTGGGTGGAAGACGGACTGCTCGACGAACTGGAGCGGCAGGGGGCCGGTTCCATCGTGTTCTCGCCGCTGGAACAAGGCGTGTTGACGGATAAATACCTGAACGGTTTTCCGGAAGATTCGCGGGCGGTGCGCGACGGGCGCTACCTGCAAACCAGCAACATCACGCCGGCCGTGCTCGACAAAGTGCGCAAGCTCAACGACCTGGCGAAGGCCCGGGGGCAGAGCCTAGCACAAATGGCCGTGGCCTGGTTGCTGAAAGACGCGCGCGTCACTTCTGTGCTGGTCGGCGTCAGCCGGGTCGAACAGCTGAAAGACAACCTGAAAGCGATCGAAAATCTGTCGTTCTCCGAAGAAGAACTCTCGAAAATCGAGACGATTTTACAATCCTGA
- a CDS encoding carboxymuconolactone decarboxylase family protein translates to MKQPLVLPQSGEDDPELQQLIQFYEETLGFCPNSVRTMHIRPRMAYAFIEMNKAVMENRGRVTSALKRLIGYVTSHTAGCRYCQAHTIRAAERYGAAPAQREHIWDYRTHPAFSEAERAALEFAWASATIPNGVDDAIADRLRHYWDDGEIVEMLGVIALFGFLNRWNDSMGTALEPGAVASGEALLAKAGWSPGKHTYPKSH, encoded by the coding sequence ATGAAACAACCGCTGGTGCTTCCCCAATCGGGCGAGGACGATCCCGAACTGCAACAACTGATTCAGTTTTACGAAGAGACACTCGGCTTCTGCCCCAACAGCGTCCGTACGATGCACATCCGCCCCCGGATGGCCTACGCCTTTATCGAGATGAACAAGGCGGTTATGGAAAACCGCGGACGGGTGACCAGCGCCCTCAAACGGCTGATCGGCTACGTGACCAGCCACACGGCGGGGTGTCGCTACTGCCAGGCGCATACCATCCGTGCGGCTGAACGCTACGGCGCGGCACCGGCCCAACGGGAACACATCTGGGACTACCGTACCCACCCGGCCTTTTCGGAAGCGGAACGGGCCGCCCTGGAGTTTGCGTGGGCCAGCGCCACGATTCCCAATGGCGTGGACGACGCCATTGCCGACCGGCTGCGCCACTATTGGGACGACGGTGAAATCGTGGAGATGCTGGGCGTGATCGCCCTGTTCGGCTTTCTGAACCGCTGGAACGATTCGATGGGCACCGCGTTGGAACCAGGGGCAGTGGCCTCGGGCGAAGCCCTGCTGGCAAAAGCGGGGTGGTCGCCGGGCAAACACACCTACCCGAAATCGCACTGA
- a CDS encoding alpha/beta hydrolase, with amino-acid sequence MMSRRFPYLLLFLLLSLTGGAQTATTYVTERNLPYYPASVAKSDAYIRERCVLDLYYPKGVQNFPTVVWFHGGGITGGEKELPEALQEQGIAVVGVNYRLSPKVKNPAYIEDAAAAVAWVFQHIADYGGSDELIFVSGHSAGGYLASMVGLDKRYLQKYSIDANQIAGLIPFSGHTITHFTIREERGIPGTQPIVDAYAPLYHVRPDAPPLLLITGDRELEMLGRYEENAYLMRMMKVAGHKETTLYEMDGYGHNMTAPAFPLLLNEVHRIVKRKHTSPETVEK; translated from the coding sequence ATGATGTCAAGACGCTTCCCTTACCTTCTGTTGTTTCTGCTGCTTAGCCTGACGGGTGGGGCGCAAACCGCCACCACGTACGTCACCGAGCGCAACCTGCCGTATTACCCGGCCTCCGTCGCGAAATCCGATGCGTATATCAGGGAGCGGTGTGTGCTGGACCTGTATTACCCGAAGGGCGTGCAGAACTTCCCAACGGTGGTGTGGTTCCACGGCGGCGGCATTACCGGCGGCGAGAAGGAACTGCCGGAGGCGTTGCAGGAACAGGGCATCGCCGTGGTGGGGGTCAACTACCGCCTCTCGCCCAAAGTGAAGAATCCTGCCTACATCGAAGATGCGGCGGCTGCCGTGGCGTGGGTCTTTCAACACATTGCGGACTACGGAGGGAGTGACGAACTGATCTTTGTGTCAGGGCATTCGGCCGGTGGCTACCTCGCCAGCATGGTGGGGCTGGACAAGCGTTACCTCCAGAAATACAGCATCGACGCCAATCAGATCGCCGGACTGATTCCCTTCAGCGGCCACACCATCACCCACTTTACGATCCGCGAAGAGCGCGGTATTCCCGGCACCCAACCCATCGTCGACGCGTATGCGCCGCTCTACCACGTCCGACCCGATGCGCCGCCCCTGCTGCTGATCACCGGCGACCGCGAACTGGAGATGCTGGGGCGCTACGAAGAGAACGCCTACCTGATGCGGATGATGAAAGTGGCCGGTCATAAAGAAACGACGCTCTACGAAATGGACGGCTACGGCCACAACATGACCGCCCCGGCCTTCCCCCTCTTGCTCAACGAAGTGCACCGTATTGTGAAGCGCAAACACACAAGCCCCGAAACCGTCGAGAAGTAA
- a CDS encoding DNA polymerase beta superfamily protein: MIHEVYYELRRFFELLAANNPNILELLASPPSCVRYRHPLLERLQPSLFVSKLCQDSFGKFALSQMRKARGLNKKIVNPVAQERKTPLDFCYVNQHQGSVPLLHFLAARGWRQEDCGLVNLPHMKDLYGLYHDPTADYAGIVRKATSNEVALSSIPKEAVQAAVLYFNKDGYSTYCREYKEYWAWVEKRNEARYENTVQHGKNYDAKNLMHTLRLLDMAIEIGRTSEIHVRRPNRDFLLQVKSGAFEYEELLARAEEKTREMEAAFAQSSLPDRPDLTQINARLVALRRAYYAEQRPQNY; encoded by the coding sequence ATTATTCACGAGGTCTATTACGAACTGCGTCGCTTCTTTGAGTTGCTGGCGGCCAATAACCCCAACATCCTGGAGCTGCTCGCTTCGCCTCCCTCGTGCGTACGGTACCGGCATCCGCTGCTGGAGCGACTGCAACCGTCGCTGTTCGTTTCAAAGTTGTGTCAGGATTCGTTCGGCAAGTTCGCGCTGTCACAGATGCGCAAGGCGCGCGGCCTCAATAAGAAGATCGTTAATCCCGTCGCCCAAGAACGGAAAACGCCGCTCGATTTCTGCTATGTCAACCAACACCAGGGTTCTGTTCCACTCCTTCATTTTTTAGCGGCACGCGGCTGGCGGCAGGAAGACTGCGGGCTGGTCAACCTCCCGCACATGAAAGATCTTTACGGTCTCTACCATGATCCCACGGCGGACTACGCGGGGATTGTCCGCAAGGCGACGTCGAACGAAGTCGCGCTCAGCTCCATTCCGAAAGAGGCGGTGCAGGCGGCGGTGCTCTATTTTAACAAAGACGGTTACTCCACCTATTGTCGCGAGTACAAGGAATACTGGGCGTGGGTAGAAAAACGGAACGAGGCGCGCTACGAGAATACGGTCCAACACGGCAAGAACTACGACGCCAAGAACCTGATGCACACGCTTCGGCTGCTCGACATGGCCATTGAGATCGGCCGGACGAGTGAGATCCACGTGCGGCGGCCCAACCGGGACTTTCTGTTGCAGGTCAAATCAGGCGCGTTCGAGTACGAGGAGCTGCTGGCGCGGGCGGAGGAAAAGACGCGGGAGATGGAGGCGGCCTTTGCCCAATCGTCCCTCCCCGACCGTCCGGATCTGACGCAGATCAACGCGCGGCTGGTGGCACTGCGAAGGGCGTATTATGCGGAACAGAGGCCGCAAAATTACTAG